One genomic window of Peromyscus maniculatus bairdii isolate BWxNUB_F1_BW_parent chromosome 2, HU_Pman_BW_mat_3.1, whole genome shotgun sequence includes the following:
- the Nppa gene encoding natriuretic peptides A produces MGSFSITMGCCFFLALWLPGYIGANPVYGAVSDTDLMDFKNLLDHLEEKMPLQDEVAPPQALSEQNEDAGDALGSLSEVPPWTGEVNVPQRDGSALGRSPWDPSDRSALLKSKLRALLAAPRSLRRSSCFGGRIDRIGAQSGLGCNSFRYRR; encoded by the exons ATGggctccttctccatcaccatgggCTGCTGCTTCTTCCTGGCCCTTTGGCTTCCAGGCTACATTGGAGCGAACCCTGTGTATGGTGCAGTGTCCGACACAGATCTGATGGATTTCAAG AACCTGCTAGACCACCTGGAGGAGAAGATGCCGTTACAAGATGAGGTCGCGCCCCCACAGGCCCTGAGTGAGCAGAATGAGGACGCGGGAGATGCACTTGGCTCTCTCTCTGAGGTACCTCCCTGGACTGGGGAGGTCAACGTACCCCAGAGAGATGGGAGTGCCCTCGGGCGCAGCCCCTGGGACCCCTCAGATAGATCTGCCCTCTTGAAGAGCAAACTGAGGGCTCTGCTCGCTGCCCCTCGGAGCCTACGGCGGTCTAGCTGCTTCGGGGGTAGGATCGACAGGATTGGAGCCCAGAGCGGACTAGGATGCAACAGCTTCCGG taCCGAAGATAA
- the Nppb gene encoding natriuretic peptides B, with protein MDLQKVLSWMILFLLFLSLSLLGGHSHPLSSPSQSPEQVKMQALLDLLRERAEEVPQGPLLKDQDTTKASLQSTLGSQDSTFQILQRIRNSKKMHTSSCFGHRIDRIGSVSRLGCNVLKRH; from the exons ATGGATCTCCAGAAGGTGCTGTCCTGGATGATTCTGTTCctgcttttcctgtctctgtcactgCTGGGAGGTCACTCCCACCCTCTGAGCAGTCCTAGCCAGTCTCCGGAACAAGTCAAGATGCAG GCGCTGTTGGATCTGCTGAGGGAAAGGGCAGAGGAGGTGCCTCAGGGGCCGCTCCTGAAGGACCAAGATACCACAAAAGCATCTCTCCAAAGCACCCTTGGGTCTCAAGACAGCACCTTCCAGATCCTGCAGAGAATTCGCAACTCCAAGAAGATGCATACTTCGAGCTGCTTTGGGCACAGGATAGACCGGATCGGCTCTGTCAGTCGTCTGGGTTGCAATG TGCTGAAGCGGCATTAG